TTCTTCATACCAAAAACACCTGATaactttctttctcttcttccatctACCTCCACCATCACCGGACCACTATCAATCTCTCCCCTTCTTCCTTCAACCATCGCCATTAATGGCTACTGTCTCTAACCCCTCTCTTATCCATAGCCACGTCCATTCTTGTAGTCCATCTAATTCGTCCCCCTCCACAAACCTAGACTAATATGAATAACCCAAGCCCACCATTAGAcccatcaaaaaaaattccgatAGGTCAGACCCATCAAATTTGTTGCCTCCTTCATCTCCTTCCACTTCTATTTCTCGTTTCCTCTCCAAAACCTAACCAATCCCTAATCCAACTTTAATCGCTGGGATTTGAAGTTGTTTTATCAAACGTGATTAAAGAACCAGCTAAGTAATTGAGTTCGGCAGCGACAAAACAATCCGGCAACGGAATATCCTATTTTGACAGGCCGATTTTGAGGGACAGAGAGAGGATTGTTATTTCGGGTGCTCACTCCTATGGCTTTTTAGGTGTAGTGTTAAATCCAGCCGTTGAATCTagattggaggatcctccaattttaggaggattggagaggagccagaCTCATATAAATACCCCACATGTACTACATGGTTTTAAGTaagggcaataaaaatttcaagttctAAGTATTCCTCTTCCCTTGTCTGTACCTTTCTACATCGTATTATAGCCCTCGACTTCCAACACGACATGCTTAATGAAGATGATAGAGAAAAATATGGTTCAATTGAAATTACTAAGagcaaaatattgaaatattaCCTTATGCCCAATTTATGGCATATATGGTGCTTTATGATAGCTCCCATAGTTTGTTGGGGACTCTTCACTGAGGAAATGTAAGGCAGTATGTAGGATCCAAGAGTTTTTTCAGCATAACATATCCAACCTGCAAGTACAACATGTTCAAGTGACGTCGTGGCATGATTCTAACGGGAAGTCAGGGAATATGGAAGCCGTAGATAAGCAAGCTGGTacaaaaatcttcaaaaaaataccCAGTCAATATCTCCCATATCTACATCAACATGGAACTTTCAAGTTCTTACAAACGCAAAACCTACTTATGGAGTCTCTGCAACGTTTGTAAACTACGACGTGATAAGAATCAATGAAGTCCTTAAGGCGACCAACTATAAATTCTGCAAGAGAGAGTGCATTTACAGTGAAATCACAGTGTGGAAACTGAAACACTCATATGGGGAGGAGAAATATACCTGGACAAGCAGAGGCAATCATTGGCAGGGATGATTTACATATGCCATCATCAGATGAATGGATTTGCTTGTAACGTGATATGAATTCATTACAAGATTCAATAAGCGACAAGTCTCTACTGCAGCTGGTATCAAATACAGCCTTCACTCCCAATGACTTGAGAAATGTTGTGAGTTTCTTGAAAACctgaaaattggaacaaaattggAACAGAAGCCTCACGAAATACAATCTAGCATGCGTGCAGATAACTCCAAGCTATTTTTGCGTATATAAAATGTGGTGATCAAGCAACTACAACAGAAGCAGAACCTATAAAATACGATAAAGTCTACGCTCATAGTGACCCAATGATGATCAAATTGGTAATACTGTAATACGATAACGTCAAGTGGCTCTACCTTACCATAggcaaaaaatttacaaaaaaaatggagcaCCGGTAGAATACAATTCAACTCACCTGAAGTGGAGAAAGACCAAAATAAACTGCAAGAGAAGCTCTTGACTGGGGAGAGAGGGAGACAATAACAGTCTTTCCTTTATCAATATTAgaaagaaactcatccaaacttTGCTTCTCAAGCATCACCGTCTCAGCTGACGTTATGCAACCACTGCATGGTCAATACAACTATCAATTCCTGTATTTTATCACTCTTTATGTGCTACAAACTTAGATACAACAATGACCGTACGCTtaccaacaacaacaaaaaaaacaatgacTGTACAATAAAATGAGGGAATCAATCAGAATGCCACCTAGAGCAAGGCATGAACTCATAAAAGGAGGAACCTTTGAAATCTAGAATTTTTTATGCTTAGTTCAAAATTGTGCATGAGAGACCATCGAAATCTCAACAATTAGAACATAAAAATCCAATATAACTCACCATTTACTCCTTTGGACAAAGAATTTGAAGCAACTCCCAGAACTGGTATTTAATCAAAGAATCCTTACCTAGTATGTCTGTTTTTTGTTAAGTTTTACATGAGAAAACATGACCAATTtggtcccccccccccccccccccccccccccccccccaaccccacacacacagagtcaaaccttgcaaaacctagagagagagagagagagagagagagagagagagagagagagagaacacctGCATGCTAAGCAGTCCTTGAGTGAAATTTTTACAGGGTCTGTCCGCAATGGATCAGTACCAGACCCAACCTTTTCTGGCTTTCCCTATTGTAACCATTGTAAAGAGAAAAACATGAACGAATCAAAAGTAGTTCACGCAAATAGTACTACACACCTGCTTCACCCTTTTCGGGCAAGCTGTAAGCTAAGCATTTGAGGGCAACTCTGGAACTCCAAGACTATAACAGTATAACTTGAACATTACTTGCTTTCAAAGGAAACAAATGTATTTGCAAACTGGTCAGCAAGAGAATTTTCCAACAATTAGAATAAAATTTTCAGGTAAAAATagatcaaacaaacaaacatactgTGAGGAATTTGTCCAGGGCAGCTACTGCATACATCATTACTTAGAAAGTTTGGAATGAGAGGAACAACATAGCTTATAAACGGTTTAACAGACATCCTTGGGCTTTGATAGATGAAAATGAAGCTTGAAGGGTGAAAGCTTGTCATATTAGCCCGGCCAAAAACATTTAATATGCTTTTAGACAACAATTAGCTTATTCCTATTGTTTTGTTAGCTCTGTTTCTTGTTATCAGTAGAAGGAAATACCCTCTTTGTGATTCCCGCAGTTACATCCACTTGTTCAACACTATACTTCAATTCTTCTCTTCGTAAGGGAATGACAGCTCAAATAATTCCATTGATATGTACCAACACAACTTAAAACTGTCTCAAAAAAAGTAGACATATGACAAACTAAAAGTTCGCTAAAACTAGGGGTTCCTAACATCCCCATTAATGTTCTCCATTGAAGCCCATGTTCTCAAAATTATTCAAATACAAAATCCTAAAAAGGTTAATGTTTTCAGGAATTTCAAACCAAGTTTCTAGTAAACCCCCTGCCAAGCACCAATCCCATTGATAATCATTGGAGCCAATTATTTTAATCGTGTATTTTCTGAACCATTTACTATTGTTTTACTACTTCTCTTTTACTAAATAATTACAGTGAGTGAGGGGCGGCTGTAGGATTTTTGTTCAACGATGACAAAAACTGTATTAGAAAAATATTGTACACAGAACActataagaaaataaagataTTTACTTTGATTGAAAACTTATTGggcctaatttattttgttttgttgagctatatgATCTACTTACACAATTTTAAGTGAACTTTCATTTACTCTAATTTACCAGTGCAGacaatattaaagaaaaatcaaaatatatgtcaaaaatttaaaaagaaaattaacatTTTTTGAACCCAGGGGTTGGCTTGAACCCCCTCAATCCGCACAAGATGCTTTCTTTCTCAGCCctaattaaaaaatcaatagtGAATTGCAAAAACTAACACAAAATTCACTTacccaattaaaaaaaaaaacacacaaaattgTAAGAAACACAGAAATGAACCCTAGCCAGTTTTAAACAGAGTGTCTCTCTCTACCTCTGATTTATCGGGCTTGTTCAGCGTCGGTTTCCGTCCCTTGAGGGAAACAACACAGCCCTGAGACGGGGCGATGTAGTCGTTCAGGTCTCCAATCCTCAGTGTCGCCGAGAACTTCTccgacatctctctctctctctctctctctctctctctctctctctctctctctctgtaatccGAAACAAAATATAGATAGAGTTGATGTGAATAGCCAGAAAGATAGAACTGGAAAGGATGAGGCGGTGGGAGAGCGGCGGCGACAAGGACGGGAGCGGTGCAGAAGCGCGGGGCGTGCGTTTTGTGTGTATTCAGTGGGAAAAATATATAGGTTGCTATTCCCGCAGAGGAAGAGCATACTtgattaaaaatttgaaaatttgattaaaaatggGAATTGtttttgccactcttttttttttttttttttttttttgttagtgtcacTCTTCTTccctcacaaaataaatcatctaataTAGACACAAAAGGGAGTGGGATTAACAAAAAGGAGAacggcaaaatcactccccttaaaaatttgggtaaaaacttgatttgataTTATGTGTTCTAATAGGTAAACtcaaacccaaacaaatttgagtaaaaacttcattaatggCAATACTGTAAATTTAAAGTTGTGAAATTTgccttcaaaattttgagtaaGAGTTTGAGTCTaaccaaatttgagtaaaattcaaatttggtataggtttgggtaaggagtggatgatgattttgggtgatttttactcaaatttgagtttgcgTCAAGATTTGAGCAAGGaatagagatgctctaaggggTAATTATTCGGGCTTAAAGGAGCCGAATACTCTTATTAGAATGTTCAGATTCTTTCTTTAAGTTTTTTAAGAACTTGAACTCGAGCCAaattcaatgaaaatttgacgaGCCATATTCGAGTTGAGCTTACCGAGGTTTGAGTCGAACTTGAGTTTGTTCATGAGCCCTAATAAGTCGATAACATCATATATTTATGCTTTTAAACATGTctaaaaatgcaaataaaaagtttagtaTGTCCATAAATATGTTCATAGATATATAAAGTGATAAAAACGTATGCATAAATATGTTTCTAAAATTTTCATATAACTctcatgatatatatatatatatatatatatatatatatatatatatatatatagagagagagagagagagagagagagagagagagagagagttaggttccggtgagggatccctcattttattaaaatgcgggactccccttcccgattgaattttgatgatccgagccgctcaaagtgatccaaacgtgattttaagggtccttatgtgaaatcagcaaaaaaaaatgaccaggaagggcttcatccgagcagttttcattgaacggttcaaaaaaaactgctcggatgacgcccttcctggtcattttttttgctgatttctcgcggggacccttaaaattacgttctgcacacattgaacgattcgaattttcaaaatttgatcgggaaatgaaagttcctcattttaacaaaatgagggatccctcacttgaaaatttctatatatatatatatatatatatatatatatatatagactctAGGTTTGCAAGCCTAATCAAGCCGAATAATGGTATGTTTATATTCAGCttatttatgaaacgagcccaaaATTGAGGCTCgggttcggttcatttagtagacgaatcaaACTCAAACGAGTCTTTATCGAGTCGAGCCTCGAATAATTCACGAACGGCttggttcatttacagccctagtaaTTATCATGCTCCACGTGCTGAGTGGACTCTACATATTTTGTGGTAAGGACGGTGTGGTGGATGAAGGGTTTGAGGCACTGCTACGTAATGTCATAGGGccttgaataatttttcggATATAAGACTCCATTGGCCAATCAATTCTTTTATAACCACAATTACTTatacaaacacactcacatacaCATGAATACTCATGCATATTACACTCCAGTATGTGGGATTTACAAACAAATGTGACTGTATGTAAAGTATCTATGTGAATGTTTTGGGAAATAATATTGgctctccaaaaattgatgcaggcactccaaaatcagtgtaatttcaaagtcattttcttttgtttttggagcgcatgcatcaatttttggagtgccaatatcatttctcaaTAGTTTTTGTTATAGAATTTTGCTTAGCCAATCGGGTGGTGAAATTTCGCATAGGAAGCCACATGTGCACAGTGCACCAGTTAATTGGGTCCCAAAATTTTTCATGGCCGATAAAGGAACGAAACAGCTCAAATTCCAAGCTCATGTTTGGTCGTTAAAATCTTGAGGTTAGTTGTTCTATACAGTAGTATatattgaacaatttttttaaagcttgttAGCTTTCAAGTCAAATTCCAGCAAATTATTGTTGTAATTGCTCAGTTCGAACTTGTGATgttagtaaaaaatttaaactactCAAGATCGGCTCGTAatcaactttaattaaagctcATTTGAGATCGATTCATCTCATAAATAAGCAAGTTTGAATACATTTTCAAAACTCGTTACGTTTTTCAAAccaaagttgaacatatttttaaatttcattaatttttctAATCAAATTCGAACAATCAATTACGTGGCTTGTTCAATCCGTCTTACAGGCAAACCAAATTtcacatatttttaaaaactagtTGTGTTTTTCTTCCTGGCGATTTGGGGAaataaattttcccttttttcttacACTAATATTTTTGTGACTATGTCTGAATATCACGTTTTGAGTATCATGTGATGTGTCATCATTGTATTGTTAAAATGTGTTTCATTTGTTATGTAGTAAAGCACAATCTACCAATACAACTGTGACACCTCACATGGTATAAAAAATGTGGTACTCAAATATAGTCATCATTGCATTGATCTTTTTTTCTTGAGGTTGTTTGACTCAGAGACGGAGAGAGGTGTGGGCAAATGGGGGGCCAAGGCCCCCGTGTGGTTTCCAggttttttttcataaatataaatatttttttattttttttgtttgttaagaacaTCTacgtattgtattttgtatttggtgTTATTTAGACATGAAAATGCGTTCGTTTTTtgtcccaaaacccaatttctctctctgtgcacggtctctcataagtttttccttcaattattgatctcatttctttttctatctctctctactttctatccaaaaaaacctccctcaaaatctaaacTTAACAAACTATGTATTAGATATCCgatccttcaaatttcaaaatcttgttcattGTTCGGCCTCCGTGTTTACAAAATCCTGATTCCGTCCCTGGTTTGActgcttgatttatttatttattttttttttggaagagcaaaaaagtttattaatatttgaaaacaaattacaaaaattaaaaagatcatAAGCACAAGGTATCACAATGGGCgaatggttttaaaaaaaaaaaagggcaaccCGGCGCGAGGCATCCTAAGCACGACTGCTTGATTTTCGACTTTATATTGGACATTTTTTAGCATCCGAATGtttagacaattttttttaaagaaaaacttcTGATTGGTTGGGAGCCAATCTAGTAATAAATTAAACCATAATGCATAATCAGAAAATGAGATGGAGAATACCGAATTCAGGGATCATTTGCACATGACTTTTTAAATTCTGTATACTTTTATTCACAAAATTCCTCTGCAAATTTTTAAAGACCTTAAAGCACCACGCAGACCCCCAATAATATGTGAAAAAGAATGGCCGTGAAGTATCATGTTGCGATGTTCTTGAAGTAATTAATAATTTCAGTGTTCCTAAGGCAATTCAAGTAgggttttggctttttggttttttctttagGTTCCACCAGGTTTTTGTTTCCCTTTGGATTTCACTAGAGTTTTGGATTTCACTAgagttttgaatcttttgatccCTAAAATACAGAATCTTTGGATTTCAACAATCTTTTTAAAATACAGGAGGTATTTTGCCTTTTGCTCTAATGGCTAGCTACATGTGGCTAGTCTCCAATGACTAGGCAAATTCATTTAACTAATGAAAAAACGCCACATCATTAGCCACCCTACTAGCCATATGGGGATTTTTCTGCTTTTAcacactttttgtttttttatcggctTCTCTACTTTTACACTTTTGACTACACAAAAAGACTAGTTGTGTTGGAACACATGCCTAAAAAAGTGGCTTCACAAAATATTTATGTACATTGGGTAGTCAAAAATGGCTACTGCCTACTAGTGTTGGAGATGTTCTAATACTGGATACTTTTAGAGAGACACTTATAGCCGAGTCCTTGTAATCTTCCCCTTATTCATAGTGAACCATCTCTTGCTCTTTTCCCGTGAAGTATGTTTAAGCATATGGATACGCAGAATCACATGAATCCTTGTGTTCATGTGTGATTGCTTGTTGGTTGTTTTTTCCTACTTCGTGATTTCTATCTAATTTATTGTGTCTCTCGCCATGTCTATTTATTCAGAATTACCATATCATGTCTATGTGTGTTGTTGAGCTTCCCGTCATGTCCCTATTCTCATTTATTTAGAATTATTATGCTACTTCTTTAAATCTGGATCCATATCGTCTATATATCCAAATCCATATCTCTCACATCCATGTCACTGCTTCTTAGCCTATTGATTTGGAACACCTGCCTTGGACCCTTACAGATTAAGCCAAACATGATAGTACTATAACTTATATACAATATCCAATCCAACCATTAAcctgttcattttgttcataTATATTTTACCCTACCAAACCAAGAAAGAACACATCTtgtttcaattaattttcttCACCAATGTTTTTCGTTTCCTTTTCCTTCCGTTCAGAAATTCAAGATTCAAACATAGCATAGGCACATCAATCTACGAGTATCACTGCAGTTACCAGGAAAATTCATAACATGATCCCCACAATTACCCTCAACAAGGATAGAATTGAAATCGAACAAAAGCCTAATAAACAATACCCCAATGACAAAAGGTTTAACATACCCTTGTTTTATTTTACAAACTAGCGAAGTAACAAAAGCACAAAGTCTCATATCCTATATTACAAAGGCTACAGAATCTCCAGGGTTATGAGACAGCTAAGGTGGGTAGATAAACATAGAGAGTGACCTAATTACCTACCATCTTCCACTGATCTTGCCACCTTTGTTTCCTCCGTATAAGCGGAAGAGACTAAAAGCTGAAATACCCGAAAGCGCCACCATGCTTAGGCTAGCAAATATTGCACTGGCTATGCCTTCCCCAACTTGATTACAGAATTTTCCATACATGGTGCATATCTTCATCCATTGGAGCTCGGGCTCCCCAAACATGGCGAACACAGAGGATTGTGCAGCAGCTGCCACCGCCGCTAACATCAAGTATGCCATCAGCTGTAGATGAGAGTAAACATGGATCAGGAATTAGTTTGGCACGATAAGGAAGCATGCTCCTATCGAACAGGAAGATCTAAAGGCAGGCATTTGAGGCAGAGGCAGCTAAACATGTatcctaccaaaaaaaaaattttgcttaACTATGTAATTTCACTACCCTAAAAATGGCTGAAGATCGCAATGTCATGGAATGTAATATCTCAACCCATTATATTACTCCATATTGCAATCTAATTATAGTAATATTTTAGGCCTTGGAACATTTTTCAACACATTGATATCAATGATGTTTAGCCTAACTTCAAAGAACTCGGACATTATTTCGCTTATGTTGGAGCCACCATAGATTTGAGGACTCAAACATGTACCTTAACTACTCGTTAGTCGCCTAGTTTTCTGGCGAGGTGGCTGTTTGCCAAATTAGATGTAAAAAAACCCTGTGAAAATTTGGTCTATATTTCCAAATTTCTTTTGACGGACTTCATTGTATTGCTCTCAATTAGGAGGTTTTTACTCCGAACTACGACAGGAGGACCCTTGTCCCAACCCATGACAGCTCAATCAACAAGTCACAGGTTTAATAGGTTTCCTAGGTGGTCTTAGTACTGAGGATTCCTAATTGATTCGCTAAACAGGACAACAATGTCTGATTGAGTTGGTTTGAATCCAGCCGCTACTTTGGAAGGGGAAAAAGGGTCTGAATGTATTAGATCACATGATACACATCAAACTATAATGGACCTCCTACAATGTCTTCTCCTTTTATCAAGTTTGCAAGGTAACCCAAAAGGATAGCTCAAGTGGTACAGAGGGCAGAGGTATGTGCCGTACAAGCACAAGTCCCTAGTAACTTCCACAAAAAGTGGAAGCTGGCCCGAACACCCGAGTTATCAAAAAACTTCCACTAAAAGCAAAATCcttcccttcaaaaaaaaaaaaaaaaaaaaaagcaaaatccTTTGGGCCACTCTCCCCACAATCAAAAATTTGTGCAAAATAGCTGTAGGAGAGGGCTCCGTTTTGCAGTGTGGCCATGCACCCAGGATAAGAGATGAGGggaaaaaacccccacaatggCCCATTGCAGTTATGAGGCATCACCAAACTAAAGGTTAATGTGAGTTGAAGCCCCTATTTGCAATTGCTTAAATGTTTAACAAAGAGGTAGGTGGGGTGGAAGGGGTTAGAATGTTATAAATGTTGGTCAATACTTTGATGCCCCAGCAGATCTAAAGATTAGAATGGGCCCTACCTTGAGCATTAGCCATTATTACCCCATGGATTATGATACTTATTAAACCTAGTCCTGATCACCAACTAGTGGTATCAGATTTAGCTCATTTCCTCTtagagaaaaactttttaacggAGCCTCCCGTAAATAAAACTTACGGTGCTCTATCTTGCGCGTCCAagagtgttttggacagtccggattaaaaataaactattacCATTAATAGGCCTTATGTTAAATTACATGCATGAAATTTTTTATAGTGTGAGATTCATCTAATTTTCATATTCAATAAGGCTAAAGTGTGAGAAAAACATTTCTATAATTTTAAGGACAAATGATGCTTACAAACTTTAGTACggcattttattcataaaatcacaGCTTGGATGTATGGCCAACTAGTATTGTCAGACAAGAGTTAATACTGCAATCCTTGCACCACAGCAGTATACAGtgttttgtttctattttattctttttctggGAGCAATAAATAGTGTTAGGAATTAGGAATCTGACAATCAACCACAACCtcccaatttcaaaaaagaaaaagaaaaagaaaaacaacctctATACTATTGCCCTGCCCACATGGCACTAATGCAATGAACTTCGGTACAAAAGTTGGAAGAATAATGGACTTCATTAGACATTTTCAGGTAATTACTAGTAGCATCTTAGGTGGACTCAAATAAATAGACAGCCTTAATGCTATGCAATCCAGAAATTTCATTCAAACAAAGAGTTGTGTGGTGTAGATTCAAAAGTTTGGGAGAGATGAAGTCAACACTAGTTGAACCTGGCACATGGATTTCACTTGAGGGTATTTACTTTACCAAAACCAGACCTAATAATGAGAAAAGATTTACCCCAGCATGTTTCCCCCGGCAGGTGGCAATTCACATGGATCCCATGCCATGAGTTCGGAATTAAAAACCATTTTAAGTTCAAATTCAAGACTTACAAATTttacctagtttttttttttttttgatcggtggAAGTGAGTAGTGTTAGTTGTCATTAGTGAGGTTTGAACCACAATCAAAAGCATGGGAATATATGGTACCTACCACATACTACTGCTCCACttgcaatatatatttttttattttttattttagctaGGTTGCCATTTACACACTATGAGGTCGTTTAGATCAATTGAAAACTGTGTGCTGCTGAAACCCATAACATTTCCCCTCATGCCCACTTCGATGAAATGAGGAAGTATCATTATGAAATTGATGAAATGgacaaacttggaaaaaaatgaaataagagACTATTCAAATGAACTGAGTAGAGTCCATACCTGATCACCAGAGAAAATAGCCCAAGCAAGGGGCTTGTTGAAGAGCACACTTCCCCTAACCATACTCACCACACACCTTAACCCTTGGACCAGTGAGTAGGCTGCAGCTAACCCACTTGCCACCACcaaaaagctacaacaaacacaTTTCATCAAAGCTCATCTCAGAAACAACAAatagtatgagagagagagagagagagagagagagagagagagagagagagagagagagagactcacatTAGGGCTTTCATGTCTGTGAATTTAGCTTTCTTTTTAATTGAGAAGATCTCTTTGATCTGGGTATCAGATCCTATAAGAACAGCAGCAAGAACACCCAAACCACAGATTAAGCACCTC
The sequence above is a segment of the Rhododendron vialii isolate Sample 1 chromosome 13a, ASM3025357v1 genome. Coding sequences within it:
- the LOC131312867 gene encoding CASP-like protein 2B1, whose protein sequence is MSYLGVGVSPGNVPVYHGSNLKAVDRRVRIAELVLRCLICGLGVLAAVLIGSDTQIKEIFSIKKKAKFTDMKALIFLVVASGLAAAYSLVQGLRCVVSMVRGSVLFNKPLAWAIFSGDQLMAYLMLAAVAAAAQSSVFAMFGEPELQWMKICTMYGKFCNQVGEGIASAIFASLSMVALSGISAFSLFRLYGGNKGGKISGRW